GACGATCACCGACCACGGCGCGCCGCTGCTCGATTCGAACGTCGACGTGACGGTGGTGGCGGGCGTGTGGCAGATCGAACGCGTGTGGCCGGCGGACGAATGAGCGGGCACGCGTCATGACGGGCCGCACGGGCGTGCTGCTGATCCACGGGCTCGGCGGCACGCGATACGATCTCGGTTCGCTGCACAAGGCGATGCGGCGCGCGGGCGCCGACCCGCACATGATCACGCTGCCGGGGCACGGCACGCGCCCGGAGGATCTGGTCGGCGTGCGCGCGGAGGCGTGGCTCGACGCGGTGACCGAGCAGTACCGCGCGCTGGAACGCGAGTACGACACGCTGCACGTCGCGGGGATGTGCATGGGCGCGCTCGTCGCGCTGCTGCTGTGTCATCGTGTGCAGCATGCGCGCGGCCGGCTCGCGTTGCTGGCCGCGCCGGTATTCATCGATGGTTGGTCGACGCCGTGGTACCGGTCGCTGCGGCACGTGCTGTACCGCGTGCCGGGTGTGGCGGAGCGAATGCGCGTGGAAGAAGGCGATCCGTTCGGCATCAAGAACGCGACGATCCGCGCGATCGTGAAGAAGAAGTTCGAGCGGCAGGACAGTTTCCACTATGCGTGGGTGCCGCTCGCGTGCGTGCGGCAGGTGGACCGGATGCGCGACTGGGTACGCGATGCCGCGCCCGGCACGCCGTGCCCGACGCTCGTGCTGCATGCGCGCGAGGACGAGCTGACGAGCCTGCGCTCGGCCGATTTCCTGCTGGAGAAGCTGCCCGACGCGCGCGGGATCGTGCTAGAGAACAGCTATCACATGATCTGCGCGGACAACGATCGCGACGACGTCGCGCGGCACGTGCTCGAGTTCTTCGGCTTCGATCCCGTGCATGCGGTGAGTCCGGCGATGGCGCGGAGAATGGGGCGGCCGGCGCCGTGACGGCGGCTCACGCCGTCATCGGCCGCCGTGCAATCCGCTCGCGGACCTCAGGCGCCGCCAGGCACGTAGCCACGGCTTCATACCCCGGCGCGCCGGGGTAAGGCGCCACGCGCGCAGGCGGGCTGTGATTGGCCGGGCACAACAGGATGGTTTCGTCGGGACCGACCGCCGCGAGATCGAGGATCGCCGTCGAGCGCGTCAGCAGGAACAGCGACCGCATGCCGGCGGCCGCGCCTTCGCGCAGATGCGCGATCAATGCCAACTGCGTGGCCCGGTCGAGGCCCTGTTCGATCATGTCGACGACGCGCACGCGCGGGCCTTGCGCTTCGAGGCTGACGAGGAGGGCCGTCAGCGCCGGCGATGGCGTCGCGCCTTTGGCGGCGAGCAACGCCGACGTGCGATCGACGCGCGACTTCAATTCCGGATCGGCGCGCAGTGCGTCGGATGCCGCGGCACAATCGTCGTCCAGCCGATCGAGACCGACGAACACCGCGCCGGGCAGCGCTTCGGCCAGCCGAAGCGCGAGCCGCGTCTTGCCGCTCCCCAGCGAACCGATGATGTAGTTCAACGGCCGGATATCGCGACACTCGAACCATTCGCCATCCCACGGCCACGGCAGGCTGAACGCGACACCGGCGCTGCCTGGGTCGACCAGCCGCGCGAGTTCTCCGTCCGTCGGCATCCGCCCCCGTGCCAGCCCGGCACGCATCGCGCGCACGCTGTCGAGCTTGCCGACGAAATCCTGAATCCCGCGATCGAGCGCCGCTTCGTGAGCGGCCAGCGCTGCGTCGAGACCGCGCGCATCGCCGTCGAGCACGCCCGCGACCTGCGCGAGACCGAGGCCGAGCTTGCGCAGCGCCGCGATGTCGGCGGCGCGTGCGAGGTCGGCCGGGCCGTACGCGCGGTATCCGGCCGGCGTGCGTTCAGGCGTGACGAGGCCGTGCCGCTCGTACAGCCGCAGCGCCTTGATCGAGACGCCGAGCCGCGCGGCGGCGGCCGATGCGTTCAAACGGAGCGTGTCGGTACCCATCCGTCACCTCTTTGCTGTCGATTCGTTGCGGTCAGCATAAAGGCGATCCCAAGGGCCGGGTCAAGCGCGATCGCGCGGCCGTTCCCGTTCAGTCGGCCGCCGCGAACTCGTCCCGCAGCGCGCGATACAACCGTCGGTAGCGCGCGAGCCGCCCCGCCAGCAGATCGACCGACGCTGCATCGGGCGCGACCGTCTCCGTGACGGGCGGCGCGACGCAGACTTCCTCCAGCGTATCGTCCGTCGCCGCCAGCCGTGCGAGCCGCGCGGCGCCGAGTGCCGCGCCGACCGCGCCGTCCGCATGGCGCTGCATCGAGAGCCCGGTCGCATTCGCGCATAGCCTTGCCCAGAACGCGCTCTTCGAGCCGCCGCCGATGAACGACACCGCGTCGAGCGTCGTGCCGGCCGCGCGCAGCGCGTCGTAGCCGTCGGCCATCGCGAACGCGACGCCTTCCATCACCGCATACGCGAGATCGTCGGCGTCGTGTTGGTTCGACAACCCGAAGAACACGCCGCGTGCATGCGCGTCGTTGTGCGGCGTGCGCTCGCCGCCGAGATACGGCAGGAACAGCGGCGCGCGGGCCGGATCGGCGCGTTCGGCGCGCGGGGCGAGCGCGCCGGCGGTCGTGCCGTGCGCACGCGCGAGCCAGTCGAGGCTCGCCGCGGCCGACAGGATCACGCTCATCTGGTGCCAGCGCCCTTCGACGCAGTGGCAGAACGCGTGCACGGCGGCGTCCGGGTTCGGCGCGAAGCGGTCGTTGCCGGCGAACAGCACGCCCGACGTGCCGAGCGACAGGAAGCCGCTGCCGGCACCCGTGACGCCCATGCCGATCGCGGATGCCGCGTTGTCGCCGGCGCCGCCGGCGATCGTCACGGGCCCGTCGATGCCCCATTCGCGCCGCAGCGCGTCGCGCAATTGCGCGGCGGGCGCGTTGCCTTCGACGAGGCGCGGCATCTGCGCGCGCGACAGCTCGGTCGCGGCGAGCATCCGGTCGGACCAGTCGCGGCGCGCGCAGTCGAGCCACAACGTGCCCGACGCGTCGGACATGTCGGACACGAATTCGCCGGACAGGCGCCAGATCAGGTAGTCCTTCGGCAGCAGTACCTTGTGCACCGCGCGAAACACGGCGGGCTCGTATTTCGCGAGCCACAGCAGCTTCGGCGCGGTGAATCCGGGCATCGCCATGTTGCCGGTGATCGCGCGCGAATCCGGCACCAGCGCTTCCAGCTCGACGCATTCGGTGCCGGCGCGCGTGTCGTTCCACAGGATCGCGGGGCGCAGCACCTGGTCCGCGCGGTCGATCAGCGTCGCGCCGTGCATCTGGCCGGACAGCGCGATGCCGCGCAGCGCGGCGAAGCCGGCCGGGTGCGCGGCGCGCACCGACGCGATCGCGTCGAGCATCGCGTGCCACCACGCCTGCGGGCTTTGTTCGGACCAGTGCGGATGCGGCCGGCTGATCGACAGCGTGGCCGCGCCGGTCGCGAGGGGGACCGATCGGGAATCGGTGAGCAGAACCTTGACCTCGGACGTGCCGAGATCGATGCCGAGGAATGTCACGTGTGAAGCGTCCTGTCTGGGGTGCGCGGCAGCGGCGGCGCGCGTCGCGCGGGCGGTGCGTCGTCGCGGCCGTGCGGTTCGTTGAGCCGGTGCAGCGCGCGGAACTTCGACGGCGGCACCTGCTTCATCGCGAGAAACTGACGGTTGAAGTTCGACAGGTTGTTGAAGCCAACCCGGTAGCAGATCTCGGTCACCGTCAGGTCGGAAAACATCAGCAGCTCGCACGCCTCGTTGATGCGCAGCCGGTTCAGGTAGCGCACGAACGACGAGCCGGTATGGCGCCGGAAAAACCGCGTGAAGGTGCTGACGCTCATGCCGGCGAACGCGGCGACGTCGGTTTCGCGCAGCATGCCGGGCAGGTTCTGCTGGAGGTACGACAGCACCTGGTTGATGGTCGACGACATGTAGTGCTGCGCGTCGCTGCGGTAGCCGGGCCCCGCGAGCACGCGCCGCTCGCGGCACGACGACAGCCGGTCGAACAGCGACATCAGGATCTCGACGCGCCGGCAGCCGTGCGCGTTCGCGAGCTCGAGCATCAGCGGCGCGACCTCGACGCCCACGCGGTCGGGAAACTGCACGCCGCGCGCCGCGTCGTCGATCAGGTCGATCACCGGCTGCAGCTCGCTGAACGCGCCGACCATCTTCTCGATCGCATCGCGCGAGAATTGCAGCACGACGTCGCGCGACGGCACGCGTTCGCCGTCGGCCAGCTCGCTGACCCAGTTGTGCGGCAGGTTCGGCCCGGTGACGATCAGGTTGCCCGGGCCGAAATCGCCGATGTGGTCGCCGACGAACACCTTGCCGCGCGACGCCTGGATCAGGTGAATCTCGTACTCCGGATGGAAGTGCCACTTCGCGACCGAATGCGGATAGTCGTGGACCCACGCGCGAAACGATTCGTCGCGGTGAGTGGGAACGATCTCGAGATCCGGGTTCATCGTGTGCTCCGTCGGGGCGTGCCGGCGTGCTACGGACGGGACATCGACCAGCCCGTCGCGGCGGGCGGCGTGGCGCGCGTCGCGGCCGTCGGCGGCACCGCGTGCGCGATCGGGTTCGCATCCGGCAGCGTGACGTTGCGCTCGGTGCCGGCGTCGAACAGATGCAGGGCTTCTTCGTCGAAGCGAAACGCTACCACGGCGCCGGGCGCCGGGGCCATCGGGGCCGGCACGAGGGCCGCGCACGGCTGGCCGCGCCAGTCCAGCGTGACGAGGGCCTCGGCGCCGAGCAGCTCGACGAGCTCGACCGTGCCGGTCAGCGTGAGCACGGCCGGGGTCGGATCGCCTTCGGCGACGAGCCGCAGGTGGTTCGGGCGGATCGCCGCCTTCACCTGCTGACCGTCGTGCAGGCGCGCGAAGCGCGGTGACGCGAGCGGCCAGCGCGCGCCGTTGCAGTCGACCCACACGTTCGCGCCGACGCGCTCGATCGTCCCGTCCGCGAAGTTCATCGCGGGCGTGCCGACGAACCCGGCGGCGAACACCGTGTGCGGCTGGCCGTACAGCTCGGCGGGCGTGCCGATCTGCTCGATGTGGCCGCCGCGCATCAGCACGACGCGGTCGGCGAGCGTCATCGCCTCGAGCTGATCGTGCGTGACGTACAGCGTGGTGGTCTTCAGTTGCCGGTGCAGCCGCTTGATGTCGGCGCGCAACTGCGTGCGCAGCTTCGCGTCGAGGTTCGACAGCGGCTCGTCGAACAGGAACACGGCGGGCGTCTTGATCATCGCGCGCGCGATCGCCGCGCGCTGCTGCTGGCCGCCCGACATCGCGCGCGGGCGGCGGTCGAGCAGCGTGTCGAGGCTCAGGATGCGCGCGACGTCGCGCACGCGGCGCTCGATCTCGTCGGCCGGCACCTTCAGCCGCCGCAGGCCGAACGCGATGTTGTCGTACACCGTCATGTGCGGGTACAGCGCGTAGTTCTGGAACACCATCGCGACATTGCGCTCGCGCGACGGCAGGTCGTTGACGACCGCGTCGCCGATCACGAGCTCGCCGCCGGTGATCGCCTCGAGGCCCGCGATCATCCGCAGCATCGTCGACTTGCCGCAGCCGGACGGGCCGAGCAGCACGATGAATTCGCCGTCGGCGATCTCGAGGTCGAGCGGATGCAGCACGGCGGGGCCGCCGTCGTAGTGCTTCGACAAAGCCTTGCAGGTGATCTGGGCCATAACTCAATCCATTTCGATCTGAATCTTGACGTCGCGCGGGTGCCCGCTCGCCGCTTCCTCGAACGCGCGCACGCCTTCGGAAAACGGAAACGTGCGCGAGATGAACGGCTTCACGTCGATCGCGCCGGACGCGATCAGCGCGAGCGCGCGCGGGAAGATGTTCGCGTAGCGGAACACCGATTCGATGCGGCCTTCCTTCGCCTGCAGCGCGACGACGTCGAGCGGCACCGGCGCGACCGGCATCCCGATCAGCACCGTGCAGCCGCCCGGGCACATCAGGTCGACGAGGCCCGCATACGCGTTCGCGCTGCCGCTCGCCTCGAACACGACGTCCGCGCCCCAGCCGCCGGACGCCTCGGCCACCGCGTCGGCGAGCGGCCGCGTACGCACGTCGACGGTCGTGACGGCCGGGTTGCCGGCGAACAGCGCGAGCTTGTCCGGCACGACGTCGGCGAGGATCACGCGTGCGGCGCCGCCGGCGAGCGCGGCGAGCGCCGTCATCGCGCCGATCGTGCCGGCGCCGATCACGACGGCAAGGTCGCCCGGCTTCATCGCCGCCTTCTTCGCGGCCTGCAGGCCGATCGACAGCGGCTCGACGATCGCGCCTTCGGCGAACGACACGTTGTCGGGCAGCCGGTACGTGAACGCGGCCGGATGCACGACGAACGGCGTCAGGCAGCCGTGGATCGGCGGCGTCGCCCAGAAGCGCACGTCGGGATCGAGGTTGTAGAGGCCGCGCAGCGTCGCGGGCGAATCGAGGCGCGGCACGCCGGGCTCCATGCATACGCGGTCGCCGACGCGCAGGTGCGTGACGTCGGCGCCCGTCTCGACGACGGTGCCGGACGCTTCATGGCCGAGCACCATCGGCGCGTCGACGCGGAACGGGCCGATCCCGCCGTGCACGTAGTAATGCACGTCGCTGCCGCAGACGCCGACCGTATGCACCTTGATCCGGACGTCGCCGGGGCCGACCGCTTGCGGCAGGTCGATGTCGCGCAGCGCGAGCTCGCGCGTGCGTTCGAGTACGAGCGCTTTCAACGTGTTCTCCTTATTTTCCCTTGACCATCGAATTGAGCAGCCGGCTCAGCATGCCGACGAAAACGAGCGGCGGCAGCGCGAGCAGCACCGTCGACGCGTTGATCACGCCCCACGGCACTTCCTGGCCGAGCGACGTGAACGCGGACGCGACCACCGGCAGCGTCGCGCTGCGCGACGACGTGAGGGCGAGCGCGATCATCAGTTCGTTCCACACCAGCACGAAGCTGAACACGATGCCGCCGAGCAGCGTGCTCGCGCACACCGGCAGCGCGATATGCCAGAACACCGCGTACGGGCCGTAGCCGTCGAGCGCGGCGGCTTCCTCGATCTCGCGCGGCAGCCGGCGGAACACGGGGATCGACAGCCACGTGATGGTCGACAGCGTGACGAGCAGGTACGTGACGATCATCGACAGCTTCGTGTCGTACAGCCCGAGATCGACCCAGATCGCGATCAGCGGCAGCGCGACCGCGACGGGTGGCAGGAAGCGCAGCGACAGCAGGAAGAACTGGATGTCGCGCTTGCCGCGTATCGGGTAGCGCGCGATCGCATACGCGGCCGGCACGCCGAGCACGGCGCCGATCAGCACGGCCGCGCCGACGATCGCGATGCTGTTGCCGAGCCCGATCAGCACCTCGGGGCTCGACAGCACCTGTTCGTAGTTCGCGAGCGTCGGCGTGAAGAAGAAGCGCGGCGTCGGCGTGACGATGTCGAGCAGGTGCTTGAGCGAGTTGAGCACGGCCCAGAACAGCGGGAACGCGGCGACGAGCAGGATCGCACCGGCGATCGCGACAGTCGAAACGTTGGCGGCACCGCGGCGGGCCATCAGTCGTCCCATTTGTTGACCCTCTTCCAGATGAGCGTGAAGACGAGCGTGGTCGCGACCATCATCAGCACGGCCATGCCGGACGCATACGACACCTTGCCGGCGAGGCCGATGCCCTGCTGGTACGCGTAGAGATCGAGCGTCTCGGTCGCGATGCCGGGGCCGCCCTTGGTCATCACGTAGATCAGGTCGAACGAGCGTAGCGACTCGACCATCTTGATGAACACGAGGCTCACGAGCGGCGCCTTCAGCATCGGCAGCGCGATGTACGCATGTACCTGCCAGGTCGTCGCGTAGTCGAGCCGCGCGGCTTCGAGCGGCTCTGGCGGCAGCGTCTCCAGCAGCTTCAGGATCACGACCGCGAAGAACAGCCCCCACTGCCACACGTCGACGAGCGCGACCGCGTACAGCGCGAGATGCGGATCGGCGAGAAACGCGGTGTGCTCGACGCCGAGCGCGCCGAGCAGCCAGCTCAGGATGCCGGTGAGTGGCGCGTACATGAACTTCCAGATGAACGCGGCCGACACGCGCGGCAGCAGCACCGGCATGATCAGCACCAGCGACGCGAAGCGGCGCCAGCGGCCGTGCACGCGCTCGAACAGGAACACCGCGAGCGCGATCCCGACCAGCACCGCGCCCGCGACCGTGACGACTTCCCACAGCACCGATACCTCGATCGCGTTCAGGAAGCGCCGGTCCGACGCGAGCCGGACGAAGTTGCGCAGGCCGACGTATTCGCTGTCCGGGTAGCGCAGCACGCGGTTGCGCAGCGCGAGGTTGACCGCGGCGATCGTCGGGACGAGGCTCAGGACCGCGAGCAGCGCGAGCGTCGGCGCGAGGAACACCCACGGCAGGCTCGTGCGATCGCGGCGCGCGCGGCCGCGCCGGGCCGACGGTGCGGAAGGGGCCGGGCGGACGCCGAGCGCGCGTCCGCCGGCGCCGTCATTTGCGAGTGCCATGTTCGAGCGCGTCCTTCGCGTACTGGTCCGCTTCGTCGAGCGTGCCGCGGATGTCCGTCTGCGTGCCGGTGAACACCTGTTCGAGCGCGATGCCGAGGTTGTCGCCGATATCCGGCCACTGCGGCGTGCGCCAGATCGTCACCTGCGTGACGGGGTTCGTGTCGTTCAGGCCGGCCTGGATCTGCGGCGCGACGTGCTGCTTGAAGTACGGGCTGGCGATCGTGCTCGAGCGGTTGTAGTCGCTGAACACGCCGTTGCGCAGCCGCGCCTGCTCCTGGTCCTTGCTGGTCGCCCACGCGATGAAGCGGCCGGCGGCCATCCGCGTGCAGTCGTCCTTCGCGCCGACCGCCGAGATCGCGAAGCCGTGGCCGTACGCGGCCGACGGCAGCGGCGCGGGCGGGCGCGTGTAGCCGACCTTGCCGGCCACGCTCGACTTGCTCGCGTCTTCCATCCAGTCCGCGAACGGCGTCGATTCGATCATGAACGCGACCTTGCCCGAGCGGAACGCTTCGAGCGCGTTGCTCCAGTCGTAGGTCGCCGAGCCTGGCGGCGCGTACTTGAACAGGTCGCTGTAGAGCTGCGTGGCCTTCACCGCGGCCGGCGAGTCGAACGCGGGCTGGCCGCCCTTGTCGGTCCATGTGCCGCCCATGCCGAGCATGAACGGCGACCAGCGCCACACGTTCATCCCCGAGCCGCGCTGGCCGCGTGCGACCCAGCCGTACAGCTTCGGCGGCGCGTTGAGCTGCTTGATCGCGGCGACGAGCTGGTCGAGCGTCTTCGGCACCGGGATGTGCGCGGCGTCGAGCAGGTCGCGGCGGTAGAACAGGAAGTCTCCGCCGCCGATGAGCGGCGCGAAGTACGCGACGCCGTTGTAGCTCGCGACCGCGCGGCGGCCGGGCAGGAAGTCGTCGTAGTCGTATTCCTTCGGGTAGTACTTGAGGAGCGGCACGATCCAGTTGGCCGACGCGAATTCGGCGACGTTCGCCTCGTCGACGTAGTAGATCTGGTAGGAACCGGCGCCGGTCGACGCGTCGAGCCGCGATTTCGCGCGGCGGTCGTTCTCGCCGAAATAGCTGATCTCGACCTTCGTGCCGTTCTTCTTCTCGTAGTCGGCCAGCGATTTCTCCATCACCGACAGGCCGAGGCTCTTCTGCGCGAGCACGCGGAGGGTCGGCACCTTGCAGGTTTGCGCGGCCGCGACGCCCGGCAGACAGGCGCCGAGCAGCACGCCGGCTGCGACGATTCGCATCTTGTTCACCCGTGTCTCCTTGATTCTGCTTGTTCGAATGCCGCCGATGACGGCAGGGACAATGGTGTGACGCGGGCGATGCGATCACCACATCAAAAGAGTTCGTGAGCCGATACTTTTTGCTCACGGCGGGTCGTGCGGTGCACAAAATGTGGTGGTCGGGGTGCGAGGCGGGCGGCGACGGGTGCTTTCTCGCCGCGCCGTGTATCTGGGGGAGATGCACGGGCTCGGCCCGCCGCTCGACCAGGTCGGGCGCGAACCGCGTGCGTGAGGGCGTAGCGGCGTAACGGCGTCGGGTTACGCCGGGAACCGCTCGCTTTCGGGCGCCGGCACGAGATCGTCCGGCCACCGCACCTCGAACCGCGTGCCGCCGGCGCCGGTCGGCACGCACAGCGCTTCGCCGCGATGGGCATGCGCGATCGCCGCGACGACGGCGAGCCCGAGGCCCGTGCCGCCGGGTTGCGACTCGTCGACGCGCCGGAACGCCTGGAACACGTGCGGCGCGAACTCGGCCGGGATACCGGGGCCGTCGTCCTCGACGCGCAGCCGGCACATGCCGTCTTCGATGCGGGTCTGGATCCGGATCGCGCCGGGCACCGCGTGGCGGCGTGCGTTTTCCAGCAACGCGAGCAACGCCTGGCGGATGCGCACCGGGTCGCAGCACATGCGCCGCGGGTCGAGATCGAGCACCGGATGCTGGCCGGCGGCCTGCAGCGCGTGCGCGAACACGTCGACCACGGCGCGCACCTCGGCGGCCAGGTCGGTGTCGCGGATCTCGATGCTCAGATGGCCGCTGTCGGCGAGGCTGACCACGCGCAGATCCTCGATCAGCCGCGTCAGCCCTTCGACCTGCACGAGCAGGCTGCGGTACAGCGCATCGCTCGGCGTGAACACGCCTTCGGCGAGCCCCTGCAAGCGCCCGCGCAGCACGGTTACGGGCGTGCGCAGCTCGTGCGCGATCGCCGCATTCCAGAAGGTTTGCTCGTCGGTCACGCGCTGCAGCTCGCTCGCGAGCGCGTTGAAGTTGTCGGCGAGCAGCGCAGCTTCCTTCAACGAACGATCGCCGGCGACCGCGCGCGCCCCGAGATCGCCCCGCGCGACGCGGCGGATGCTGTCCGTCACCGAATTCAGCGGCACGAGGATGCGGCGCGACAGGTTGATCGCAACGACGACCGCGATCAGCAGGCCGACCAGTGTGGTCGAGATGATCCATACCCACTCTGGCCCGCTCGGGAGCCAGCTCTCCGGCTTGAACGACTGCGGCGAGTACTGGTACAGCAGGTAGTAGAACGCATAGGCCGTCACGACGATCAGCACCGTGATGCCGAAGGCGATCGCGCCCATCGTCAGCGCGATCTGGCGGCTCAGGCCGTCGAGTCTCACTCGCCGCTCCACAGTTTGTAGCCGACGCCGCGCACGCTGGCCGGCACGCCCGCGACGCCGAGATCGTCGAGTTTCTTGCGCAGCTTGCTGACGTGGCTGTCGACCGTGCGTTCCAGCGCGTCGCCTTCGGGCAGGCAGGTCGCCATCAGTTCGGCGCGGCTGAACACGCGGCGCGGCGCGCGTGCGAGCTGCGCGAGCAGCTTGAATTCGGTGAGGGTCAGCACGAGCGTGTGGCGCGCGCCGTCGACTTCGACCGTCGCTTCGTGGTGCTCGAGATCGATCTCGAACGGCGCGGCGCGCAGCACGCGCTGCTCTTCCTGGCGCGAGCCGGCCATCGACCGGCGCAGCACGGCCTGCGCCCGCGCGACGACTTCGGCCGGGTTGAACGGCTTGACCACGTAGTCGTCGGCGCCGATGCGCAGCCCGGTCAGCTTGTCGATGTCCTGATCGAGCGCGGTCAGCATGATGACCGGCGTGTCGCCGCGATGGCGAATCTCGGCGAGCACTTTCCAGCCGTCGACGTGCGGCATCTGCACGTCGAGCAGCACGAGGTCGGGCTTCAGCGACAGGTGGAGTTCGAGCGCGCGGCGGCCGTCGGCGGCGTGCACGGTGCGCAGGCCGTTGCGCGCGAAATAGGCGGTCAGGATCTCGGCGATCTCGGGTTCGTCCTCGGCGATGAGGACGAGCGCTTGCGCGCCTTGGCCGGCGCCGTGAGATGAAGAAAATTCGGGCATGGCCACTCGTTCGGA
This is a stretch of genomic DNA from Burkholderia cenocepacia. It encodes these proteins:
- a CDS encoding MerR family transcriptional regulator, translating into MGTDTLRLNASAAAARLGVSIKALRLYERHGLVTPERTPAGYRAYGPADLARAADIAALRKLGLGLAQVAGVLDGDARGLDAALAAHEAALDRGIQDFVGKLDSVRAMRAGLARGRMPTDGELARLVDPGSAGVAFSLPWPWDGEWFECRDIRPLNYIIGSLGSGKTRLALRLAEALPGAVFVGLDRLDDDCAAASDALRADPELKSRVDRTSALLAAKGATPSPALTALLVSLEAQGPRVRVVDMIEQGLDRATQLALIAHLREGAAAGMRSLFLLTRSTAILDLAAVGPDETILLCPANHSPPARVAPYPGAPGYEAVATCLAAPEVRERIARRPMTA
- a CDS encoding ABC transporter substrate-binding protein codes for the protein MRIVAAGVLLGACLPGVAAAQTCKVPTLRVLAQKSLGLSVMEKSLADYEKKNGTKVEISYFGENDRRAKSRLDASTGAGSYQIYYVDEANVAEFASANWIVPLLKYYPKEYDYDDFLPGRRAVASYNGVAYFAPLIGGGDFLFYRRDLLDAAHIPVPKTLDQLVAAIKQLNAPPKLYGWVARGQRGSGMNVWRWSPFMLGMGGTWTDKGGQPAFDSPAAVKATQLYSDLFKYAPPGSATYDWSNALEAFRSGKVAFMIESTPFADWMEDASKSSVAGKVGYTRPPAPLPSAAYGHGFAISAVGAKDDCTRMAAGRFIAWATSKDQEQARLRNGVFSDYNRSSTIASPYFKQHVAPQIQAGLNDTNPVTQVTIWRTPQWPDIGDNLGIALEQVFTGTQTDIRGTLDEADQYAKDALEHGTRK
- a CDS encoding alpha/beta hydrolase; this translates as MTGRTGVLLIHGLGGTRYDLGSLHKAMRRAGADPHMITLPGHGTRPEDLVGVRAEAWLDAVTEQYRALEREYDTLHVAGMCMGALVALLLCHRVQHARGRLALLAAPVFIDGWSTPWYRSLRHVLYRVPGVAERMRVEEGDPFGIKNATIRAIVKKKFERQDSFHYAWVPLACVRQVDRMRDWVRDAAPGTPCPTLVLHAREDELTSLRSADFLLEKLPDARGIVLENSYHMICADNDRDDVARHVLEFFGFDPVHAVSPAMARRMGRPAP
- a CDS encoding ABC transporter ATP-binding protein, with translation MAQITCKALSKHYDGGPAVLHPLDLEIADGEFIVLLGPSGCGKSTMLRMIAGLEAITGGELVIGDAVVNDLPSRERNVAMVFQNYALYPHMTVYDNIAFGLRRLKVPADEIERRVRDVARILSLDTLLDRRPRAMSGGQQQRAAIARAMIKTPAVFLFDEPLSNLDAKLRTQLRADIKRLHRQLKTTTLYVTHDQLEAMTLADRVVLMRGGHIEQIGTPAELYGQPHTVFAAGFVGTPAMNFADGTIERVGANVWVDCNGARWPLASPRFARLHDGQQVKAAIRPNHLRLVAEGDPTPAVLTLTGTVELVELLGAEALVTLDWRGQPCAALVPAPMAPAPGAVVAFRFDEEALHLFDAGTERNVTLPDANPIAHAVPPTAATRATPPAATGWSMSRP
- a CDS encoding carbohydrate ABC transporter permease — translated: MALANDGAGGRALGVRPAPSAPSARRGRARRDRTSLPWVFLAPTLALLAVLSLVPTIAAVNLALRNRVLRYPDSEYVGLRNFVRLASDRRFLNAIEVSVLWEVVTVAGAVLVGIALAVFLFERVHGRWRRFASLVLIMPVLLPRVSAAFIWKFMYAPLTGILSWLLGALGVEHTAFLADPHLALYAVALVDVWQWGLFFAVVILKLLETLPPEPLEAARLDYATTWQVHAYIALPMLKAPLVSLVFIKMVESLRSFDLIYVMTKGGPGIATETLDLYAYQQGIGLAGKVSYASGMAVLMMVATTLVFTLIWKRVNKWDD
- a CDS encoding carbohydrate ABC transporter permease, whose product is MGRLMARRGAANVSTVAIAGAILLVAAFPLFWAVLNSLKHLLDIVTPTPRFFFTPTLANYEQVLSSPEVLIGLGNSIAIVGAAVLIGAVLGVPAAYAIARYPIRGKRDIQFFLLSLRFLPPVAVALPLIAIWVDLGLYDTKLSMIVTYLLVTLSTITWLSIPVFRRLPREIEEAAALDGYGPYAVFWHIALPVCASTLLGGIVFSFVLVWNELMIALALTSSRSATLPVVASAFTSLGQEVPWGVINASTVLLALPPLVFVGMLSRLLNSMVKGK
- the xylB gene encoding xylulokinase — translated: MTFLGIDLGTSEVKVLLTDSRSVPLATGAATLSISRPHPHWSEQSPQAWWHAMLDAIASVRAAHPAGFAALRGIALSGQMHGATLIDRADQVLRPAILWNDTRAGTECVELEALVPDSRAITGNMAMPGFTAPKLLWLAKYEPAVFRAVHKVLLPKDYLIWRLSGEFVSDMSDASGTLWLDCARRDWSDRMLAATELSRAQMPRLVEGNAPAAQLRDALRREWGIDGPVTIAGGAGDNAASAIGMGVTGAGSGFLSLGTSGVLFAGNDRFAPNPDAAVHAFCHCVEGRWHQMSVILSAAASLDWLARAHGTTAGALAPRAERADPARAPLFLPYLGGERTPHNDAHARGVFFGLSNQHDADDLAYAVMEGVAFAMADGYDALRAAGTTLDAVSFIGGGSKSAFWARLCANATGLSMQRHADGAVGAALGAARLARLAATDDTLEEVCVAPPVTETVAPDAASVDLLAGRLARYRRLYRALRDEFAAAD
- a CDS encoding ATP-binding protein — encoded protein: MRLDGLSRQIALTMGAIAFGITVLIVVTAYAFYYLLYQYSPQSFKPESWLPSGPEWVWIISTTLVGLLIAVVVAINLSRRILVPLNSVTDSIRRVARGDLGARAVAGDRSLKEAALLADNFNALASELQRVTDEQTFWNAAIAHELRTPVTVLRGRLQGLAEGVFTPSDALYRSLLVQVEGLTRLIEDLRVVSLADSGHLSIEIRDTDLAAEVRAVVDVFAHALQAAGQHPVLDLDPRRMCCDPVRIRQALLALLENARRHAVPGAIRIQTRIEDGMCRLRVEDDGPGIPAEFAPHVFQAFRRVDESQPGGTGLGLAVVAAIAHAHRGEALCVPTGAGGTRFEVRWPDDLVPAPESERFPA
- a CDS encoding NAD(P)-dependent alcohol dehydrogenase → MKALVLERTRELALRDIDLPQAVGPGDVRIKVHTVGVCGSDVHYYVHGGIGPFRVDAPMVLGHEASGTVVETGADVTHLRVGDRVCMEPGVPRLDSPATLRGLYNLDPDVRFWATPPIHGCLTPFVVHPAAFTYRLPDNVSFAEGAIVEPLSIGLQAAKKAAMKPGDLAVVIGAGTIGAMTALAALAGGAARVILADVVPDKLALFAGNPAVTTVDVRTRPLADAVAEASGGWGADVVFEASGSANAYAGLVDLMCPGGCTVLIGMPVAPVPLDVVALQAKEGRIESVFRYANIFPRALALIASGAIDVKPFISRTFPFSEGVRAFEEAASGHPRDVKIQIEMD
- a CDS encoding AraC family transcriptional regulator, which gives rise to MNPDLEIVPTHRDESFRAWVHDYPHSVAKWHFHPEYEIHLIQASRGKVFVGDHIGDFGPGNLIVTGPNLPHNWVSELADGERVPSRDVVLQFSRDAIEKMVGAFSELQPVIDLIDDAARGVQFPDRVGVEVAPLMLELANAHGCRRVEILMSLFDRLSSCRERRVLAGPGYRSDAQHYMSSTINQVLSYLQQNLPGMLRETDVAAFAGMSVSTFTRFFRRHTGSSFVRYLNRLRINEACELLMFSDLTVTEICYRVGFNNLSNFNRQFLAMKQVPPSKFRALHRLNEPHGRDDAPPARRAPPLPRTPDRTLHT